A genomic segment from Pyrodictium occultum encodes:
- a CDS encoding transcription initiation factor IIB, whose product MIMREDGRCPVCGAPLSLYARRQSDGRLVCTRCGYVIEESPIDSGPEWRSFTEEDRARRSRVGAPLTERVHDKGLTTYIYAPRNDIRARKLVALQASLRTHGQKKLIKVLQEANRIAMKLQLPSRVAETMARIVRQLHSLGVIKRNNVNDYLAAAAVIAARIERHPLTMRDVAELLGLDSQNVWRAYRRIVTRLKVRITAPPKPQMYVSRIVSKLGLSGEVEALATRFTFMLARSGLAQGKPPEALAAAAVYVASILLDEKRNQLAVAKSIGVTDATIRNRYRDIVDNFYIEVRL is encoded by the coding sequence ATGATTATGCGCGAGGATGGGAGATGCCCCGTATGTGGAGCCCCGCTGAGCCTCTATGCACGTAGGCAGAGCGATGGAAGGCTGGTATGTACGCGCTGCGGGTACGTGATCGAGGAGTCCCCCATAGACTCGGGGCCGGAGTGGAGGAGCTTCACGGAGGAGGACCGGGCCCGGAGGAGCCGTGTGGGGGCCCCGCTCACGGAGCGGGTTCATGACAAGGGGTTAACCACCTACATATACGCTCCAAGGAATGATATACGTGCCAGGAAGCTGGTAGCGCTACAGGCCAGCCTGAGGACCCACGGGCAGAAGAAGCTCATAAAGGTGCTCCAGGAGGCTAACCGGATAGCTATGAAGCTTCAGCTGCCATCCCGCGTAGCCGAGACCATGGCCAGGATTGTTAGGCAGCTGCACTCCCTGGGCGTCATAAAGAGGAACAATGTAAATGACTACCTAGCCGCCGCGGCAGTCATAGCCGCCAGGATAGAGCGGCACCCCCTCACTATGCGCGACGTTGCCGAGCTTCTGGGCCTCGATTCCCAGAATGTATGGAGAGCATACCGGCGCATAGTAACAAGGCTCAAAGTACGCATCACAGCGCCTCCTAAGCCTCAGATGTATGTATCCAGGATAGTCTCGAAGCTCGGGCTAAGCGGGGAGGTCGAGGCCCTAGCCACAAGGTTCACTTTCATGCTGGCTAGGAGCGGGCTCGCTCAGGGCAAGCCTCCGGAGGCGCTGGCAGCTGCAGCGGTTTACGTGGCATCCATACTGTTGGACGAGAAGAGGAACCAGCTAGCTGTAGCAAAGTCGATAGGCGTTACAGACGCCACAATACGGAACAGGTACCGTGACATAGTGGACAACTTCTACATAGAAGTGAGGCTCTAG
- a CDS encoding helix-turn-helix transcriptional regulator — MSAAMEPSIGSGRKGLEELEAKALEIIKAHGDEGIYQHELWKTLGLDSREGSRLALRLLKKGLIRREPTVHKGRHTYKLYIAEQTRQPVSVDIKIGSVIEVPCFTCKNLERCHIGGFFDPTNCPILVNWLASKIARLKRSMSS; from the coding sequence TTGTCGGCTGCCATGGAGCCCTCCATCGGCAGTGGGAGGAAGGGCCTCGAGGAGCTGGAAGCCAAGGCGCTGGAGATAATAAAGGCTCACGGTGACGAGGGTATATACCAGCATGAACTGTGGAAGACGCTGGGGCTGGACAGCAGGGAAGGCTCAAGACTGGCACTAAGATTGTTGAAGAAGGGGCTTATCCGGCGAGAGCCAACAGTACACAAGGGCAGGCATACGTACAAGCTGTATATAGCAGAACAGACGAGGCAGCCGGTTAGCGTCGACATCAAGATTGGCAGTGTCATCGAGGTGCCCTGCTTTACTTGTAAGAACCTTGAGCGCTGCCACATAGGCGGGTTCTTCGACCCAACTAATTGCCCTATACTAGTTAACTGGCTGGCCTCGAAGATAGCTAGACTGAAACGCAG
- a CDS encoding H/ACA ribonucleoprotein complex subunit GAR1 encodes MLKKLGTVLHRTPNGYIVARLEKEDDTLPPLNTIVYDENVNRVGVLLDVIGSVSSPYAVVKPSSPNVKVEAGTRLYYRPPTPRRGKGRGKPRRKPSGRRAAASPRQKPQARPGRGQRGRQQRGRGGGGGGRPQSRRDRRR; translated from the coding sequence ATGCTGAAGAAGCTCGGCACAGTGCTCCATAGAACACCCAATGGATACATAGTAGCTAGGCTTGAGAAGGAGGACGACACGCTACCGCCGCTAAACACTATTGTCTACGACGAGAATGTGAACAGGGTGGGAGTACTCCTCGACGTTATAGGCTCCGTATCCTCCCCCTACGCCGTGGTAAAGCCGTCCTCGCCCAACGTGAAGGTAGAGGCCGGGACCCGGCTCTACTACCGGCCGCCGACGCCCCGCCGCGGCAAGGGCAGGGGTAAGCCTAGGCGGAAGCCCAGCGGGAGGAGGGCTGCCGCATCTCCACGGCAGAAGCCCCAGGCGAGGCCCGGGCGGGGGCAGAGGGGCAGGCAGCAGCGTGGCAGAGGGGGTGGCGGGGGCGGGAGGCCTCAGAGCAGGAGGGATAGAAGGAGATGA
- a CDS encoding ketopantoate reductase family protein, whose product MGKEVAVAGCGPVGLFLAAGVAYAGYTPVLLCLSSESAAALLQREIRVHYKGGEARARASVAHILAARRRFQHVIVAARLNYLDHALEAVKRVLEPSGGVVFVQPSPYVLELASSRGLKVYGAIALYTCVRKIGPGEIEWPGEGAVRVAAGPGAEHLADMMALPGVPIERVGGRVTQLLWDYSIAAASLQPLSALLGLPYSRVWRLKHARELALRVAEEAGRVAEETGTELWRSPREALEELAEVKGCVPRMLQDVSERRETEADYMLGYLLGQALRRDLYTPYIDSLYLMVKSVEESMRSV is encoded by the coding sequence TTGGGCAAGGAGGTTGCTGTAGCGGGCTGCGGGCCTGTGGGCCTCTTCCTGGCTGCAGGCGTTGCCTACGCCGGCTATACACCGGTACTCCTATGCCTCAGCTCTGAAAGCGCGGCAGCGCTGCTTCAGAGGGAGATACGCGTCCACTATAAGGGCGGCGAGGCCCGGGCACGCGCCTCAGTAGCCCACATACTGGCGGCAAGGAGGAGATTCCAGCACGTAATTGTTGCTGCCAGGCTCAACTACTTAGACCACGCCCTCGAGGCGGTCAAGAGGGTGTTAGAGCCTAGCGGCGGGGTGGTTTTCGTCCAGCCCTCGCCCTACGTGCTCGAGCTAGCCTCCTCCCGGGGCTTGAAGGTCTACGGAGCCATAGCCCTCTACACTTGCGTGAGAAAGATAGGCCCAGGTGAGATCGAGTGGCCGGGTGAGGGGGCTGTACGCGTAGCAGCGGGCCCTGGGGCAGAGCACCTGGCGGACATGATGGCCCTGCCCGGCGTCCCCATTGAGCGCGTGGGGGGCCGTGTTACCCAGCTTCTCTGGGACTACAGCATAGCGGCTGCCTCGCTCCAGCCCCTCTCGGCGCTGCTAGGCCTGCCCTACTCCAGAGTCTGGAGGCTTAAACACGCCCGTGAGCTCGCGCTACGCGTCGCTGAGGAGGCAGGCCGTGTGGCGGAGGAGACAGGTACAGAGCTGTGGAGGAGCCCCCGGGAGGCACTCGAGGAGCTCGCGGAAGTGAAGGGCTGTGTGCCCAGGATGCTTCAGGACGTGAGCGAGAGGAGGGAGACGGAGGCAGACTATATGCTCGGCTACCTGCTGGGCCAGGCGCTTAGGCGCGACCTCTATACCCCCTACATAGACTCCCTATACCTGATGGTCAAGTCTGTCGAGGAGTCTATGAGGAGCGTGTAG